From the genome of Candidatus Hydrogenedentota bacterium:
GCCGCTCCCGCGGGCGGCGCGCACGCCGCCCATGCCGCCACTGCGGCCGAAAACCGAGATTACGCACTCTTGAATTGCTCGATCAGCGCGCTCACCACCTGCTTGGCGTCGCCGAAGACCATGCGCGTATTTTCCTTATAGAAGAGCGGGTTTTCGACCCCCGCGAATCCGGAACGCATGGACCGCTTGATGACAAAACAGCTCTTCGCGAAGTCAACATTAATTATGGGCATGCCGTAGATGGGACTCTTTTCGTCTTCCCGGGCGGCGGGATTCACGACGTCATTCGCGCCAATCACTATCGCGACATCCACCATCTCGATGTTCGGGTTCACATCGTCCATTTCGACCAGCTGGTCATAGGGGACATTGGCCTCCGCCAGCAGCACGTTCATATGGCCGGGCATGCGTCCCGCAACCGGATGAACGGCATACCGCACCTCCGCACCGTTCTTCTGGAGCATGTCTCCGAGTTCGCGCACGACGTGCTGCGCCTGCGCCACCGCCATGCCGTAGCCGGGCACGAAAATCACGTTATTCGCCGATTCCAGCACGAAATAGGCGTCTTCGGGCGTCAAAGCCTTGACTTCGCCCTGCACCGCGCTGCCGACACTGCCCTCGGCCGAGCCGAACCCGCTGAACAGCACGTTCCAAATCGACCGGTTCATCGCCTTGCACATGATGTTCGTGAGAATAATACCGCTCGCGCCCACCAGCGACCCGGCCACGATGAGCACGGTGTTATTCAACACAAACCCGGACGCGCAGCCCGCCATGCCCGAGTAACTGTTCAGCAGGCAGATGACGACGGGCATGTCCGCCCCGCCGATGGGAATGGTCGCCAGAATGCCCAGCACGTTCGCCAGGACCATGATGCAGATGATCAGCGGATATACCCACGGTTCGTTGGGATAGACCATGTACGCCGCGCCCATGGAAAACAGGCCCAGGAGCACCAGCGCGTTCACAATTTGCTGGCTCTTGAACAGAATGGGCTTCGAGTTCATCCTCTCTTCGAGCTTGGCGTAGGCAACCATGCTGCCCGCGAACGTCACGCCCCCGATAAGCATCGCCAGGCAGGTGGCAAGCAGCAGGACGAACTCGTCGAGCGTCATGGCGCCATAGCCCTTGCCCATGAACCGCACGTGGTAATCCGACCAGCCCACGAGCATGCTGCACAGGCCGCCCGTGCCGTTGAAGAACGCCACAAAACCAGGCATCGAGGTCATGGGC
Proteins encoded in this window:
- a CDS encoding NAD(P)(+) transhydrogenase (Re/Si-specific) subunit beta, which encodes MDITKALIEIAYMVSAVTFIYGLKMLAKPTTAVRGNMVSACGMLLAIAVTLLNKDIISFEWVIIGGAIGTAIGALAALRVPMTSMPGFVAFFNGTGGLCSMLVGWSDYHVRFMGKGYGAMTLDEFVLLLATCLAMLIGGVTFAGSMVAYAKLEERMNSKPILFKSQQIVNALVLLGLFSMGAAYMVYPNEPWVYPLIICIMVLANVLGILATIPIGGADMPVVICLLNSYSGMAGCASGFVLNNTVLIVAGSLVGASGIILTNIMCKAMNRSIWNVLFSGFGSAEGSVGSAVQGEVKALTPEDAYFVLESANNVIFVPGYGMAVAQAQHVVRELGDMLQKNGAEVRYAVHPVAGRMPGHMNVLLAEANVPYDQLVEMDDVNPNIEMVDVAIVIGANDVVNPAAREDEKSPIYGMPIINVDFAKSCFVIKRSMRSGFAGVENPLFYKENTRMVFGDAKQVVSALIEQFKSA